A portion of the Lolium rigidum isolate FL_2022 chromosome 1, APGP_CSIRO_Lrig_0.1, whole genome shotgun sequence genome contains these proteins:
- the LOC124668193 gene encoding granule-bound starch synthase 1, chloroplastic/amyloplastic yields MAALATSQLATSGALPGLTDRSAPSLFRRGGFQGPRPRNPADAALSMRTSACATPKQTRRTQQRGSRRCSSVVVRATAGMNIVFVGAEMAPWSKTGGLGDVLGGLPPAMAANGHRVMVISPRYDQYKDAWDTGVISEIKMGDEYERVRFFHCYKRGVDRVFIDHPSFLEKVWGKTKEKIYGPTTGTDYQDNQLRFSLLCQAALEAPRILNLDNNPYYSGPYGEDVLFVCNDWHTGPLACYLKSNYQSNGLYKTAKVAFCIHNISYQGRFSFDDFSLLNLPERFKSSYDFIDGYDKPVEGRKINWMKAGILESDRVLTVSPYYAEELISGEARGCELDNIMRLTGITGIVNGMDVSEWDPSKDKYIAVKYDDTTAVEGKALNKEALQAEVGLPVDSKVPLVAFIGRLEEQKGPDVMVAAIKEVLEEVEDVQIVLLGTGKKKFERLLKSAEEDFPEKVRAVVKFNAPLAHQIMAGADVLAVTSRFEPCGLIQLQGMRYGTPCACASTGGLVDTIVEGKTGFHMGRLSVDCNVLEPSDVKKAATTLKRAIKVVGTPTYEKMVKNCMTQDLSWKGPAKNWEDVLLDLGVAGSEPGIIGDEIAPLALENVAAP; encoded by the exons ATGGCAGCTCTGGCTACATCCCAGCTCGCCACCTCGGGCGCCCTCCCCGGCCTCACCGACAGGTCGGCGCCGTCCTTGTTCCGGCGCGGTGGCTTCCAGGGCCCGAGGCCACGTAACCCGGCGGACGCCGCGCTCAGCATGAGGACCAGCGCGTGTGCGACCCCCAAGCAGACGCGGAGGACGCAGCAACGCGGGAGCCGACGGTGCTCCTCTGTCGTGGTACGCGCcacggccggcatgaacattgTTTTCGTCGGTGCCGAGATGGCGCCCTGGAGCAAGACCGGCGGCCTCGGTGACGTCCTCGGTGGCCTCCCGCCAGCCATGGCC GCGAACGGGCACAGGGTCATGGTCATCTCCCCGCGCTACGACCAGTACAAGGACGCCTGGGACACCGGCGTCATCTCCGAG ATCAAGATGGGCGACGAGTACGAGAGGGTGAGGTTCTTCCACTGCTACAAGCGTGGTGTGGACCGTGTGTTCATCGACCACCCGTCCTTCCTCGAGAAG GTTTGGGGCAAGACCAAAGAGAAGATCTACGGGCCCACTACCGGCACGGATTACCAGGACAACCAGCTACGCTTCAGCCTTCTCTGCCAGGCAGCACTCGAGGCGCCCAGGATCCTAAACCTCGACAACAACCCGTACTACTCCGGACCTTACG GGGAAGATGTGTTGTTCGTGTGCAACGACTGGCACACTGGCCCTCTTGCTTGCTACCTCAAGAGCAACTACCAGTCCAATGGCCTCTACAAGACTGCAAAG GTCGCATTCTGCATCCACAACATATCCTACCAGGGCCGCTTCTCCTTTGATGACTTTTCGCTCCTCAATCTCCCCGAGAGGTTCAAGTCGTCCTATGATTTCATCGACGG GTACGACAAGCCGGTGGAGGGGCGGAAGATCAACTGGATGAAGGCTGGCATCCTTGAATCCGACAGGGTACTGACGGTGAGCCCGTACTACGCGGAGGAGCTCATCTCCGGCGAAGCTAGGGGCTGCGAGCTGGACAACATCATGCGCCTCACCGGCATCACCGGCATCGTCAACGGCATGGACGTTAGTGAGTGGGACCCGAGCAAGGACAAGTACATCGCCGTAAAGTACGACGACACCACC GCGGTGGAGGGAAAGGCGCTGAACAAGGAGGCCCTGCAGGCGGAGGTGGGGCTGCCCGTGGACAGCAAAGTGCCGCTTGTGGCGTTCATCGGCAGGCTGGAGGAGCAGAAGGGCCCCGACGTGATGGTCGCCGCCATCAAGGAGGTGCTAGAGGAGGTGGAAGACGTTCAGATCGTGCTCCTGGGCACCGGAAAGAAGAAGTTCGAACGACTGCTGAAGAGCGCGGAGGAGGATTTCCCGGAGAAGGTGAGGGCCGTGGTCAAGTTCAACGCGCCGCTGGCTCACCAGATCATGGCCGGCGCCGACGTGCTCGCCGTCACCAGCCGCTTCGAGCCCTGCGGCCTCATCCAGCTCCAGGGGATGCGCTACGGAACG CCATGCGCGTGCGCTTCCACCGGCGGACTCGTCGACACGATCGTGGAGGGCAAGACTGGGTTTCACATGGGCCGACTCAGTGTCGAC TGCAACGTCCTGGAGCCGAGCGACGTGAAGAAGGCGGCTACCACCCTGAAGCGCGCCATCAAGGTCGTCGGCACGCCGACATACGAGAAGATGGTCAAGAACTGCATGACCCAGGATCTCTCCTGGAAG GGCCCTGCTAAGAACTGGGAGGACGTGCTGCTGGACCTGGGGGTCGCCGGGAGCGAGCCAGGGATCATCGGAGACGAGATCGCGCCGCTCGCCCTGGAGAACGTCGCTGCTCCATGA